The proteins below are encoded in one region of Triticum aestivum cultivar Chinese Spring chromosome 1B, IWGSC CS RefSeq v2.1, whole genome shotgun sequence:
- the LOC123143011 gene encoding proactivator polypeptide-like 1, whose amino-acid sequence MGSRVFALFITGVVLLGSRILALDHTVVEKRLNENTVSLTTKGSPQLCQLCEQFATETLFYLKENETRIEIIDTLHQACLKFHSLKLECTKLVDYYAALFFAQIDSLSPEEFCVSASLCEEVTYIRLPGHEHACTLCHEVVDEIRTGLEDPEMELKIIEILLKGCNNTESFVQKCKKMIIQNAPLILEDIKKFLEKRDFCDSIRVCGGKIARPPGGGLRGLSTV is encoded by the exons ATGGGCTCAAGAGTTTTTGCTttgttcatcactggcgttgtccTTTTGGGCAGTAGAATCTTGGCCTTGGACCACACTG TTGTTGAAAAGAGATTAAATGAGAACACGGTATCACTTACAACAAAGGGAAGTCCACAACTATGCCAACTTTGTGAGCAGTTTGCCACAGAAACCCTCTTCTATTTGAAGGAGAATGAGACCCGGATCGAAATTATAGATACTCTTCACCAAGCTTGTTTGAAATTTCATTCACTTAAGTTAGAG TGTACAAAGTTGGTTGATTATTATGCAGCACTGTTCTTCGCACAAATTGATTCTCTAAGCCCTGAAGAATTTTGCGTATCAGCAAGTCTTTGTGAGGAAGTTACATACATTCGCCTCCCAGGACATGAACATGCTTGCACCCTTTGCCATGAGGTTGTTGATGAGATTCGTACTGGTCTTGAAGACCCTGAGATGGAG CTCAAGATAATCGAGATACTTCTGAAAGGATGCAACAACACAGAGAGCTTCGTACAGAAG TGCAAGAAGATGATAATCCAAAATGCACCACTCATACTAGAAGATATCAAGAAGTTTCTCGAGAAGAGAGATTTCTGCGATTCTATCCGTGTCTGTGGAGGCAAAATTGCTCGCCCTCCAGGAGGAGGTCTGAGAGGCCTGTCTACTGTGTGA